A genomic segment from Rhinatrema bivittatum chromosome 19, aRhiBiv1.1, whole genome shotgun sequence encodes:
- the LOC115080199 gene encoding ferritin light chain, oocyte isoform-like yields MSSQICQNFHQESEAGVNRLVNLQLQASYLYLSLGYYFDRDDVALANFSRFFREQSEEKREWAEKFLKFQNKRGGRVILQDVKKPESDEWGNGTQAMEHALKLERILNQALLDLHKTAMSHADPHMCDFLESHFLEEEVKLLKKLGDHLTNLKRVQAAEVGMGEYLFDKLTLGKDCD; encoded by the exons ATGAGCTCCCAGATCTGCCAGAACTTCCACCAGGAGAGTGAGGCTGGAGTCAACCGGCTGGTGAACCTGCAGCTGCAGGCATCTTATCTCTACCTGTCCctg GGCTATTACTTTGACCGGGATGATGTGGccctggctaacttctccaggtTCTTCCGGGAGCAGTCTGAGGAGAAGCGAGAGTGGGCAGAGAAATTCCTGAAGTTCCAGAACAAGCGTGGGGGGCGAGTGATCCTGCAAGATGTGAAG AAGCCAGAATCTGATGAGTGGGGGAATGGGACCCAGGCCATGGAGCATGCCCTGAAACTGGAGAGGATTCTGAACCAGGCTCTGCTGGACCTGCACAAGACTGCCATGAGCCATGCTGATCCCCAT ATGTGTGACTTCCTGGAGTCCCACTTCCTGGAGGAAGAGGTGAAGCTCCTGAAGAAGCTGGGAGACCACCTGACCAACCTGAAGCGGGTGCAGGCAGCAGAAGTAGGCATGGGCGAGTACCTGTTTGACAAGCTGACCCTGGGTAAGGACTGTGACTAG